Proteins encoded together in one Campylobacter concisus window:
- the cmoA gene encoding carboxy-S-adenosyl-L-methionine synthase CmoA produces the protein MRDEIFKEPINKQFEFDDFVASVFDDMISRSVPFYDVSSNLNAKLLAKILPKSAKVCDLGCSTANSLLLLNNLRNDLVLSGVDNSEAMLANAKNKAKAYGADIEFILDDILECELEGFDAVLANYTLQFIRPPKRADLVQKIYNGLNENSVFLFSEKIIFEDKKLTKSVIEIYEDYKQAQGYSRYEIAQKREALENVLVPYTEEENRNLALNAGFKRVESTFKWGNFMSFLAFK, from the coding sequence ATGAGAGATGAAATTTTTAAAGAGCCTATAAACAAGCAGTTTGAATTTGATGACTTTGTGGCGAGCGTTTTTGATGATATGATCTCGCGCTCAGTGCCATTTTACGACGTTAGCTCAAATTTAAACGCAAAGTTGCTGGCTAAAATTTTGCCAAAATCAGCAAAAGTGTGCGACCTTGGCTGCTCTACGGCAAATAGCCTGCTTTTGCTAAACAACCTTAGAAATGACCTCGTGCTAAGTGGCGTGGATAACTCTGAGGCGATGCTTGCAAATGCAAAAAACAAGGCAAAAGCTTATGGAGCTGATATTGAATTTATCTTAGATGACATTTTAGAGTGCGAGCTAGAGGGCTTTGACGCTGTTTTGGCAAACTACACTTTGCAGTTTATCAGACCGCCAAAAAGGGCTGATCTGGTGCAAAAAATTTATAACGGACTAAATGAAAATAGCGTCTTTTTGTTTAGCGAAAAGATCATCTTTGAAGATAAAAAGCTCACCAAAAGCGTCATAGAAATTTACGAGGATTACAAGCAAGCGCAAGGCTACTCACGCTACGAGATCGCCCAAAAAAGAGAGGCACTTGAAAATGTGCTAGTGCCATACACTGAAGAAGAAAATAGAAACTTAGCCCTAAATGCTGGCTTTAAGCGTGTCGAGAGCACATTTAAATGGGGAAATTTCATGAGCTTTTTGGCGTTTAAGTAA
- a CDS encoding bifunctional riboflavin kinase/FAD synthetase, with amino-acid sequence MPNFSTLLTKDNITAVAIGHFDGVHRGHKQLLKQLGEFGGLVVIDKNKANITPKLKRAEYSNYPCFLYDFESIKGLSGEEFIALLKRDFKNLKKIVVGFDFRFGRNRAWDKHDLKRIFDGEVVVVDEVCYDGMGVHSSSIRELIRQGNIDEANRLIGREYSIEGNVIKGQGIGAKELVATLNLDIKSYLLPREGVYATRTRMGSYTYGSVTFIGNRLSTDGNFSVETHILDEVAPKVTKHVAVCFIKRLRDNKKFNNLSELKEQIKRDINEARQCVGVCDLFFGETMRYFDGYGAGI; translated from the coding sequence ATGCCGAATTTTTCTACGCTTTTAACAAAAGATAACATCACTGCCGTTGCGATCGGGCACTTTGACGGCGTGCACAGGGGGCACAAGCAGCTTTTAAAACAGCTTGGCGAGTTTGGCGGACTTGTCGTAATTGACAAAAATAAGGCAAACATAACGCCAAAGCTAAAGCGAGCTGAGTACTCAAACTATCCTTGTTTTTTATATGATTTTGAGAGTATAAAAGGGCTTAGCGGCGAGGAATTTATCGCACTTTTGAAGAGGGATTTTAAAAATTTAAAAAAGATCGTTGTTGGATTTGATTTTAGATTTGGCAGAAACAGAGCGTGGGACAAGCACGATTTGAAGAGGATTTTTGATGGCGAGGTAGTCGTCGTTGATGAGGTTTGTTATGACGGTATGGGCGTGCATAGCTCCTCCATCAGAGAGCTGATACGCCAAGGCAACATCGATGAGGCAAACAGGCTAATAGGCAGGGAGTACTCGATCGAAGGCAACGTGATAAAAGGGCAGGGCATCGGCGCAAAAGAGCTGGTTGCTACGCTAAATTTAGATATAAAAAGCTATCTTTTGCCGCGCGAGGGCGTCTATGCGACAAGAACGAGAATGGGCTCATACACCTATGGCTCGGTCACTTTTATAGGCAACAGGCTTAGCACGGATGGAAATTTTAGCGTTGAGACGCACATCTTAGACGAGGTCGCGCCAAAGGTGACGAAGCACGTTGCCGTTTGCTTCATAAAACGTTTGCGCGATAATAAGAAATTTAATAATCTTAGCGAGCTAAAAGAGCAGATAAAACGCGATATAAACGAGGCTAGGCAGTGTGTAGGCGTGTGCGATCTCTTTTTTGGAGAGACTATGAGATACTTTGACGGATATGGAGCTGGTATATGA
- the tlyA gene encoding 23S rRNA (cytidine-2'-O)-methyltransferase TlyA gives MRFDNYVASVLNISRNKASELIKSGKVLANGEICTKVSSEVSEAKISLLDEIYVGRGALKLKSFLEAMKFDLAGKNALDIGSSTGGFMQILLERGVKGVTGVDVGTDQLDASLRGDERVKIYEKTDVREFAKTHKNEFNLITCDVSFISLAEILPAICELASENSLIITLFKPQFEVGVGVKRNKKGVVTDAKAVNLAMKRFEVLANSLKFELIACKECEVKGKEGNAEFFYAFNKR, from the coding sequence TTGAGGTTTGATAACTATGTCGCAAGCGTTTTAAACATAAGTAGAAACAAGGCGAGCGAGCTAATAAAATCTGGCAAGGTGTTAGCAAATGGCGAAATTTGCACCAAGGTTTCAAGCGAGGTTAGTGAGGCTAAAATTTCACTGCTTGATGAAATTTACGTTGGACGAGGCGCGCTTAAGCTAAAAAGCTTTTTGGAGGCGATGAAATTTGACCTAGCTGGCAAAAATGCACTTGATATCGGCAGCTCAACTGGCGGCTTTATGCAAATTTTGCTTGAGCGTGGTGTAAAGGGCGTGACTGGCGTTGATGTGGGCACCGATCAGCTGGACGCTAGCCTAAGAGGCGATGAGCGAGTGAAAATTTATGAAAAAACTGACGTCAGGGAGTTTGCTAAAACGCATAAAAATGAATTTAACCTCATAACCTGCGACGTGAGCTTTATCTCTTTGGCTGAAATTTTGCCAGCCATTTGTGAGCTTGCAAGCGAGAATTCGCTCATCATCACGCTTTTTAAACCGCAGTTTGAGGTGGGTGTTGGTGTAAAACGCAATAAAAAAGGCGTTGTCACCGACGCTAAGGCTGTAAATTTAGCTATGAAGCGCTTTGAAGTGCTAGCAAATAGCTTGAAATTTGAACTGATAGCTTGCAAAGAGTGCGAGGTCAAGGGAAAGGAAGGAAATGCCGAATTTTTCTACGCTTTTAACAAAAGATAA
- the ligA gene encoding NAD-dependent DNA ligase LigA: MTKQEYEKAVDTLNVWAKAYYDEDEPLASDEEYDALYHAVLAFEQANPSEISLFSPTKRVGGGVKEGFSKASHIKRMWSMEDIFSLGELDAWLKRGDKENLTFVAEPKFDGASLNLLYENGVLVRAITRGDGVTGEDVTQNARTINSVLKSIDYKGLIEIRGEVVIRKDDFELLNAERAKEGEAPLSNPRNAAAGSLRQLDSAVTAKRKLLFIPWGVGEQSLGLKDHSEVMKFVRDLGFERDDFFKILKKDELETAYNELLASREAKSVMMDGMVIRVNDLARCEQLGYTVKFPKFMVAFKFPAIEKVTRLKDVALQVGRSGVVTPVGVLDEVNIDGANVKSATLHNFDEIERLGVMKNDYIGIIRSGDVIPKITKVFKDRRDGSEQAIERPKFCPVCGSHLLDEGVFVKCQNLSCRARVVGSIIHYASKKCLNIDGLGDAIVNLLFDKGLIACIKDIYSLKFDDLMALEGFKERKVNNLLNAIEASKGAELSRFITGLGCEHIGEVAAKKLASSFGLGWLDASFDELTSLEGFGAEMANSLTDFAEVNRDEILALSQIVQPSVTQVQSISNALSGKTVVITGTLSRPRDEIKAELESFGAKVSGSVSKKTDFVLAGEEAGSKLEKANELGVLVIDESEYERLKLEV, translated from the coding sequence ATGACAAAACAAGAGTACGAAAAAGCGGTAGATACGCTAAATGTGTGGGCTAAGGCCTACTACGACGAGGACGAGCCACTTGCAAGCGACGAGGAGTATGACGCGCTATATCATGCGGTTTTAGCCTTCGAGCAGGCAAATCCTAGTGAAATTTCGCTATTTTCGCCGACCAAGCGAGTGGGTGGGGGCGTAAAAGAGGGCTTTAGTAAGGCAAGCCACATAAAGCGTATGTGGAGCATGGAGGATATCTTTAGTCTTGGCGAGCTTGATGCGTGGCTAAAGCGCGGTGATAAAGAGAACTTAACCTTTGTCGCTGAGCCAAAATTTGACGGAGCGAGCCTAAATTTACTATATGAAAATGGCGTTTTAGTTAGGGCGATAACTAGAGGCGACGGCGTTACAGGCGAGGACGTGACGCAAAATGCAAGGACGATAAATTCTGTTTTAAAGAGTATTGATTACAAGGGGCTCATTGAAATCAGGGGCGAAGTCGTCATAAGAAAAGATGACTTTGAGCTTCTAAACGCAGAGCGCGCAAAAGAGGGCGAGGCGCCACTTTCAAACCCTAGAAACGCAGCCGCTGGAAGTCTCAGACAGCTTGATAGCGCAGTCACTGCAAAAAGAAAGCTACTTTTCATACCTTGGGGCGTGGGCGAGCAGAGCCTTGGGCTAAAAGATCACAGCGAGGTGATGAAATTTGTGCGAGATCTTGGCTTTGAGAGAGATGATTTTTTCAAAATTTTAAAAAAAGATGAGCTTGAGACTGCCTATAACGAGCTACTAGCCAGCCGCGAGGCAAAGAGCGTGATGATGGATGGCATGGTGATACGCGTAAATGACCTTGCGCGCTGTGAGCAGCTGGGCTACACAGTCAAATTTCCAAAATTTATGGTGGCGTTTAAATTTCCAGCCATTGAAAAGGTGACTAGGCTAAAAGACGTAGCACTTCAGGTTGGCAGAAGCGGCGTAGTAACGCCTGTTGGCGTGCTTGATGAGGTAAATATAGATGGTGCTAATGTAAAATCCGCCACCCTTCATAACTTTGACGAGATAGAGCGCCTTGGCGTCATGAAAAACGACTATATCGGCATCATCCGCTCAGGAGATGTGATACCAAAGATCACAAAGGTTTTTAAAGATAGGCGAGACGGCAGCGAGCAAGCGATTGAGAGGCCTAAATTTTGCCCAGTTTGCGGCTCGCACCTGCTTGATGAAGGGGTCTTTGTAAAGTGCCAAAATTTAAGCTGCAGGGCAAGAGTGGTGGGCTCAATAATCCACTACGCATCGAAAAAATGCCTAAATATAGACGGCCTTGGCGACGCGATCGTAAATTTGCTATTTGACAAGGGGCTGATTGCTTGCATAAAAGACATATACAGCCTTAAATTTGATGATCTCATGGCGCTTGAGGGCTTTAAAGAGAGAAAGGTAAATAACCTTTTAAATGCGATCGAAGCTAGCAAAGGAGCGGAGCTATCGCGCTTTATCACGGGTCTTGGCTGCGAGCACATCGGCGAGGTGGCGGCTAAAAAGCTGGCAAGTAGCTTTGGGCTAGGCTGGCTTGATGCTAGCTTTGATGAGCTAACCTCGCTTGAGGGCTTTGGCGCGGAGATGGCAAATAGTTTAACCGATTTTGCTGAGGTAAATAGAGATGAAATTTTAGCACTTAGCCAGATCGTGCAACCAAGCGTGACGCAGGTGCAGAGCATCTCAAACGCACTAAGCGGCAAGACGGTCGTTATAACTGGCACGCTAAGTCGCCCAAGAGATGAGATAAAAGCCGAGCTCGAGAGCTTTGGCGCAAAGGTTTCTGGCTCAGTTTCTAAAAAAACGGACTTCGTGCTAGCTGGCGAGGAGGCTGGCAGCAAGCTAGAAAAGGCAAATGAGCTAGGCGTGCTGGTGATCGACGAGAGCGAATATGAGAGGCTAAAACTTGAGGTTTGA
- a CDS encoding NADAR family protein — protein sequence MKNLLPPPWIKFPQISPFSIGWRMGAGEGYKFKFNDWLKSLSQDERSEYQQLFAEPATWRGYWDERLSDDESTLFTYNDFMLDLWEREPRYDLVWLKKRYNAGKTDKFLLFWGHQKSANLSASCLSQWYSSSFWEDETKYICAEQYMMAKKAQCFGDKEALKQILSAKDPAQMKAFGRQVRGFDAKVWDEVKFGVVLNASYLKFSQNAPLRDFLLQTGSKVLVEASPVDKIWGIGMSASDENAQNPMKWRGQNLLGFALMMARDEIVKVYKNVHLCDARELNLDHL from the coding sequence ATGAAAAATTTACTTCCACCGCCTTGGATCAAATTTCCCCAGATTAGCCCCTTTTCTATCGGTTGGAGAATGGGTGCTGGCGAGGGTTATAAGTTTAAATTTAATGACTGGCTAAAATCGCTAAGCCAAGATGAACGTAGTGAGTATCAGCAGCTCTTTGCTGAGCCTGCGACCTGGCGTGGGTACTGGGATGAGAGGCTTAGTGATGATGAGAGCACACTTTTTACTTATAATGATTTCATGCTAGATCTTTGGGAGCGTGAGCCAAGATATGATCTAGTGTGGCTAAAAAAACGCTACAACGCTGGCAAGACGGATAAATTTTTACTATTTTGGGGTCATCAAAAAAGCGCAAATTTAAGTGCAAGCTGCCTTAGTCAGTGGTATAGCTCTAGCTTTTGGGAAGATGAAACTAAATACATTTGCGCTGAGCAATATATGATGGCGAAAAAGGCTCAGTGTTTTGGCGATAAAGAGGCTTTGAAACAAATTTTATCCGCCAAAGATCCAGCGCAGATGAAGGCGTTTGGCAGGCAGGTGCGAGGCTTTGACGCTAAGGTCTGGGACGAGGTCAAATTTGGCGTCGTGCTAAATGCTAGCTATCTAAAATTTAGCCAAAATGCCCCTTTGCGTGACTTTTTACTCCAAACTGGGAGCAAAGTTTTGGTTGAGGCAAGCCCAGTTGATAAAATTTGGGGCATAGGCATGAGTGCAAGCGATGAAAATGCGCAAAATCCTATGAAGTGGCGCGGGCAAAATTTACTTGGCTTTGCGCTGATGATGGCGAGGGACGAGATAGTAAAGGTCTATAAAAATGTCCATTTATGTGACGCCAGAGAGCTAAATTTGGATCATTTATAA
- the folP gene encoding dihydropteroate synthase, whose translation MKFYKINNKSDFDQICKVVSPSPAGAKLMHEKSEINFIFIDDIKTPAANILKQDALSVGAELVTHNDTILGRESLNKSLLMATNAQLRQLAKKEKLQDFGLKKLATFLETKFAKPAKPLIMGVANINSDSFNEQSRINTQNGIAKIEAMIEAGADYIDLGGVSSRPGSEYCGREEEFRRIKDIVEEIYKLNLHEKAKFSLDSFDPYCLEFALNHGFKMINDITANANLATLAARYDAQFCMMHMQGDPATMQIAPKYNDLIGEITDFFEQKIALARELGAKKLVLDVGIGFGKTAEQNLLLIKHLEHFLKFECPLLVGASRKSVINHYYKSEVKDRLPGSLYLHLKAYENGAQIIRTHDVAEHKQLFDMHEAMNQATLW comes from the coding sequence TTGAAATTTTATAAGATAAATAACAAAAGCGACTTTGATCAAATTTGCAAGGTCGTCTCGCCAAGCCCAGCTGGCGCGAAGCTTATGCATGAAAAGAGCGAGATAAATTTTATCTTTATCGATGATATAAAGACACCAGCGGCAAATATCCTAAAGCAAGACGCCCTAAGTGTCGGCGCCGAGCTGGTGACACATAATGATACGATTTTAGGTCGCGAGAGTCTAAACAAATCCTTGCTAATGGCGACAAATGCGCAGCTTAGGCAGTTAGCTAAAAAAGAGAAGCTACAAGACTTTGGGCTTAAAAAGCTTGCCACCTTTTTAGAAACTAAATTTGCAAAGCCTGCTAAGCCTCTTATAATGGGCGTGGCAAATATAAATTCGGATAGTTTTAACGAGCAAAGCCGCATAAATACGCAAAATGGCATAGCAAAAATAGAAGCCATGATCGAAGCAGGTGCTGACTACATCGACCTTGGCGGCGTTAGCTCAAGGCCAGGGAGCGAGTATTGCGGACGCGAGGAGGAGTTTAGGCGCATAAAAGATATCGTGGAGGAAATTTACAAGCTAAATTTACATGAAAAGGCGAAATTTAGCCTTGATAGCTTTGATCCTTATTGCTTAGAATTTGCGTTAAATCATGGCTTTAAGATGATAAACGATATCACGGCAAACGCAAATTTAGCTACGCTTGCTGCAAGATATGACGCCCAGTTTTGCATGATGCACATGCAAGGTGATCCTGCCACCATGCAGATCGCGCCAAAATACAACGACCTTATCGGCGAAATAACGGACTTTTTCGAGCAAAAGATAGCCCTTGCAAGGGAGCTTGGCGCTAAAAAGCTCGTGCTTGATGTGGGCATTGGCTTTGGCAAGACGGCTGAGCAAAATTTGCTGCTTATTAAGCATTTGGAGCATTTTTTGAAATTTGAGTGCCCGCTACTTGTTGGTGCTAGCCGCAAATCAGTGATAAATCACTACTATAAAAGCGAGGTCAAGGACCGCTTGCCAGGCTCGCTCTATCTGCACCTAAAAGCTTACGAAAACGGTGCGCAGATCATTAGAACGCACGATGTGGCAGAGCACAAGCAGCTTTTTGATATGCACGAGGCGATGAACCAAGCTACGCTTTGGTAG
- a CDS encoding DNA polymerase III subunit delta' — MLNKIVITSDFENLKVKLEAEFGVNNLRFFISDDFLLENAKEVIAEAYIAEKDEKILVIEAKSFRTEAQNALLKIIEEPPRNIKFIIVTQSKNLLLPTIRSRMLIENKLTKKPKMSVELNLKSLGLKELTSFIDQKIAEEQAQKFGKNELKELVGAIVTKAVDSGYKFSGEEMEYFFSLIKLADLNAKSHAILTPLLLTIFEKGRR; from the coding sequence ATGCTTAATAAAATCGTCATAACAAGCGATTTTGAAAATTTAAAAGTCAAGCTTGAAGCCGAGTTTGGCGTAAATAATCTAAGATTTTTTATAAGCGATGATTTTTTGCTAGAAAATGCAAAAGAGGTCATCGCCGAAGCCTACATCGCTGAAAAAGATGAGAAAATTTTAGTCATAGAGGCAAAGTCTTTTCGCACTGAGGCTCAAAACGCACTTTTAAAGATCATCGAAGAGCCCCCAAGAAACATCAAATTTATAATAGTAACGCAGAGTAAAAATTTGCTTCTACCAACGATAAGATCGAGAATGCTCATAGAAAATAAGCTCACAAAAAAGCCAAAAATGAGTGTGGAACTAAATTTAAAATCGCTTGGCCTAAAAGAGCTAACAAGCTTTATCGATCAAAAGATAGCAGAGGAGCAGGCGCAAAAATTTGGCAAAAACGAGCTAAAAGAGCTTGTTGGAGCCATCGTGACAAAGGCGGTTGATAGCGGGTATAAATTTAGTGGCGAGGAGATGGAGTATTTTTTCTCGCTCATCAAGCTTGCCGATCTAAACGCCAAGTCTCACGCCATTTTAACGCCGCTACTGCTTACTATCTTTGAGAAAGGACGACGTTGA
- a CDS encoding HobA family DNA replication regulator: protein MQDFIQWTLETIRSERYMSWMEEKRVEWTPLLASRLKFLLDSKAFIVICDDEREWFENYLLRNINRTKSERPFLPFFSLRSLYPAFDSIETNEQKQLLKDMLSLAFPNGYIFFYIGKSIDKRANLAKTDENSYMWLFDEQAQNSFTLSSSDENLDIKLLNLYKLFDKSIDAVLFAKVML from the coding sequence ATGCAAGATTTTATCCAATGGACGCTTGAGACTATAAGAAGCGAAAGATATATGAGCTGGATGGAGGAGAAGCGCGTCGAATGGACGCCTTTGCTCGCATCTAGGCTTAAATTTTTGCTTGATAGCAAGGCTTTTATAGTCATCTGCGACGATGAGCGAGAGTGGTTTGAAAACTATCTTTTAAGAAATATCAACCGCACAAAAAGCGAGCGTCCGTTTTTGCCATTTTTTAGCCTAAGATCGCTCTATCCAGCCTTTGACAGCATCGAGACAAACGAGCAAAAACAGCTTTTAAAAGATATGCTAAGCCTTGCCTTTCCAAATGGCTACATCTTTTTTTACATCGGCAAGAGCATAGATAAGCGCGCAAATTTAGCCAAAACTGATGAAAACAGCTATATGTGGCTCTTTGACGAGCAGGCGCAAAACAGCTTCACGCTAAGCTCTAGCGATGAAAACTTAGACATCAAACTTCTAAATTTATATAAACTTTTCGACAAGAGCATAGACGCCGTGCTCTTTGCAAAGGTGATGCTCTAA
- a CDS encoding aspartate kinase produces the protein MLIVQKFGGTSVGTLERIEAVANRVIETKNSGADVVVVVSAMSGVTNQLVEYSEYFSKHPDGVATDMLLSSGEQVTTALLTIALNAKGYACVGLTGAMAGIMTDEIHTKARIEKIDTTRLKAELKAGRIVVVAGFQGIDDKGDITTLGRGGSDLSAVALAGALEADLCEIFTDVDGVYTTDPRIEKKAKKLEKISYDEMLELASAGAKVLQNRSVELAKKLNVKLITRSSFNHNEGTLIAKEDNMEAVLVSGIALDKNQARVTLRGVVDKPGIAAEIFTALAHQNINVDMIIQNVGHDGTTNLGFTVPQNELDLAKETMQKLSAAKHVEYDDAIVKVSVIGVGMKSHSGVACLAFETLAKEGINIQMISTSEIKISMIVDQKYGELAVRVLHDAYKLDK, from the coding sequence ATGTTAATCGTTCAAAAATTTGGCGGAACTAGCGTAGGCACGCTTGAGCGCATCGAAGCTGTGGCAAATAGGGTCATAGAGACTAAAAACAGCGGCGCTGACGTGGTTGTGGTAGTTTCTGCGATGAGTGGAGTTACAAATCAATTGGTTGAATATAGTGAGTATTTCTCAAAGCACCCAGACGGCGTTGCTACTGATATGCTTTTAAGCTCTGGGGAGCAAGTAACCACCGCACTTTTGACGATTGCACTTAATGCAAAAGGCTATGCGTGCGTAGGGCTAACAGGTGCTATGGCTGGGATAATGACTGATGAAATTCACACAAAAGCTAGGATAGAAAAGATAGACACCACTAGGCTAAAAGCTGAGCTAAAAGCCGGCAGGATCGTCGTCGTAGCAGGCTTTCAAGGCATAGACGACAAAGGTGATATCACTACTCTTGGTAGAGGCGGAAGCGACCTTAGTGCGGTTGCATTAGCAGGTGCTCTTGAAGCTGATCTGTGTGAAATTTTTACCGACGTTGATGGCGTTTATACGACTGATCCAAGGATAGAAAAAAAGGCAAAAAAACTAGAAAAGATAAGCTATGACGAGATGCTTGAGCTTGCTTCTGCTGGGGCGAAAGTGCTTCAAAATCGCTCAGTCGAGCTAGCAAAAAAACTAAATGTCAAACTAATCACAAGAAGCAGTTTTAACCACAACGAAGGTACATTAATAGCAAAGGAAGATAATATGGAAGCGGTTTTAGTAAGCGGTATAGCACTAGATAAAAATCAAGCAAGAGTAACTTTAAGAGGCGTAGTCGATAAGCCTGGCATTGCAGCTGAAATTTTCACAGCTCTAGCTCATCAAAATATAAATGTAGATATGATCATCCAAAACGTAGGACACGACGGCACGACAAATTTAGGCTTTACAGTGCCACAAAACGAGCTTGACCTAGCAAAAGAGACCATGCAAAAGCTCTCAGCTGCAAAACATGTCGAGTATGACGATGCGATCGTGAAAGTCTCAGTCATCGGCGTAGGCATGAAGAGCCACAGCGGCGTAGCATGTCTAGCATTTGAGACGCTTGCAAAAGAGGGGATAAATATCCAGATGATCTCAACAAGCGAGATAAAAATTTCAATGATCGTCGATCAAAAATATGGTGAGCTCGCAGTTCGCGTACTTCACGATGCGTATAAGTTAGATAAATAA
- a CDS encoding RNA pyrophosphohydrolase — protein MQKKYRPNVAAVILSSSYPFKCEILVAKRVDMDDIWQFPQGGIDEGESPKQALKRELKEEIGTDKFDFLEEYPEWLSYDFPANASKRFYPFDGQTQKYFLVRLKNGASINLKTEHPEFSEYKFVDINKALEGINHFKKPIYDKVLSYFKEKGYF, from the coding sequence ATGCAAAAAAAATATAGACCAAATGTAGCAGCTGTCATTTTGTCTAGCTCTTACCCTTTTAAATGCGAAATTTTAGTCGCAAAAAGGGTTGATATGGACGATATCTGGCAGTTTCCTCAAGGTGGCATAGATGAAGGCGAAAGTCCAAAACAAGCGCTAAAAAGGGAGCTTAAAGAGGAGATCGGAACTGATAAATTTGACTTCTTAGAAGAGTATCCTGAGTGGCTTAGCTACGACTTTCCAGCAAATGCGTCAAAGAGATTTTATCCATTTGATGGGCAGACGCAAAAGTACTTTTTAGTTAGGCTTAAAAATGGTGCGAGCATAAATTTAAAGACTGAGCATCCAGAGTTTAGCGAGTATAAATTTGTAGATATTAACAAGGCTTTAGAGGGGATAAATCACTTCAAAAAGCCTATTTATGACAAAGTTTTGAGTTATTTTAAAGAGAAAGGATATTTTTGA
- the hemW gene encoding radical SAM family heme chaperone HemW — protein MQVYIHVPFCESKCPYCAFGSSDDEFKKVSAYFKALCLDLNFQLKSQNVKEISTIFFGGGTPSAVNAKFYDEIFSILAPLCTPKTEITFEANPNSANLAWLKHVKNLGANRISFGAQSFFEDKLKFLGRIHSKEQIFKAVENAHAAGFKSINLDLIYDTKFDTKKRLLAEVESLKSLAITHLSAYSLTLEENTPFAGKKSYKKDSDTLAKFMIEQIQRAGFRQYEISNFGEICKHNLGYWQGKNYLGVGAFSVGFVGGTRYYAKSSIDAYITQPTHREREILSPSELVREHIFLGLRSIVGVDAGRLNEAQKKRANLLVENEKLLFKNDKFFNPNFLLSDEIALFIEG, from the coding sequence TTGCAAGTTTATATCCACGTGCCATTTTGCGAAAGCAAGTGTCCTTACTGCGCCTTTGGCTCAAGCGATGACGAATTTAAGAAGGTTAGCGCATATTTTAAAGCGCTTTGCCTTGATCTAAATTTTCAGCTAAAAAGCCAAAATGTAAAAGAAATTTCAACCATTTTTTTTGGTGGCGGCACACCAAGCGCGGTAAATGCCAAATTTTATGATGAAATTTTTAGCATTTTAGCTCCACTTTGCACGCCTAAAACTGAGATCACCTTTGAAGCAAATCCAAATTCTGCAAATTTAGCTTGGCTAAAGCATGTAAAAAATTTAGGCGCAAACCGCATAAGCTTTGGCGCTCAAAGCTTTTTTGAAGATAAGCTTAAATTTCTAGGACGCATCCACAGCAAGGAGCAAATTTTTAAAGCGGTTGAAAATGCCCATGCAGCTGGCTTTAAGAGTATAAATTTAGACCTCATCTATGACACTAAATTTGATACCAAAAAGCGCCTTTTGGCGGAGGTTGAAAGCTTAAAAAGTCTTGCTATCACGCATCTAAGCGCCTACTCGCTCACGCTTGAAGAAAACACCCCATTTGCCGGCAAAAAAAGCTATAAAAAGGATAGCGACACTTTGGCTAAATTTATGATAGAGCAGATCCAGAGGGCTGGCTTTAGGCAGTATGAAATTTCAAATTTCGGAGAAATTTGCAAGCACAATCTTGGCTACTGGCAAGGCAAAAACTACCTTGGCGTGGGAGCTTTTAGCGTGGGCTTTGTGGGTGGCACCAGATACTACGCAAAAAGTAGCATAGACGCCTACATCACACAGCCAACACATAGAGAAAGAGAAATTTTAAGCCCAAGCGAGCTAGTAAGAGAGCATATATTTTTAGGGCTTAGAAGCATCGTAGGCGTGGATGCTGGGCGCTTAAATGAGGCTCAGAAAAAAAGAGCAAATTTACTTGTAGAAAATGAAAAACTGCTCTTTAAAAATGACAAATTTTTCAACCCAAATTTCTTACTCAGCGACGAAATCGCACTCTTTATCGAGGGCTAA
- the tatB gene encoding Sec-independent protein translocase protein TatB, with protein MFGMSFSEILVIAVIAVLVLGPDKLPSAMVQIAKFLKMFKKGINDAKSTFDQEMKIAELKEDAQKYKESITQSAQSVRKKLTFEELDEIKKSASDVTESIQNVVSDTKKTVENIQNPTNLVKDAILNDKKEA; from the coding sequence ATGTTTGGAATGAGTTTTTCTGAGATCTTGGTCATCGCCGTGATCGCCGTGCTAGTTTTGGGCCCTGACAAGCTGCCAAGCGCTATGGTGCAGATCGCCAAATTTCTAAAGATGTTTAAAAAAGGCATAAATGACGCAAAATCAACATTTGATCAAGAGATGAAGATAGCCGAGCTAAAAGAGGACGCTCAAAAATATAAAGAGAGCATAACCCAAAGCGCTCAAAGCGTGCGTAAAAAACTCACTTTTGAAGAGCTTGACGAGATCAAAAAAAGCGCAAGCGACGTCACTGAGAGCATACAAAACGTCGTAAGCGACACGAAAAAAACGGTAGAAAATATACAAAATCCAACAAATTTAGTTAAAGATGCGATCTTAAACGATAAAAAAGAGGCGTGA